From a region of the Campylobacter sp. genome:
- the tyrS gene encoding tyrosine--tRNA ligase — translation MADIQGIMENFKRGVAEIIGEEQIEALIRRYYDSGEVFYVKIGMDPTAADLHLGHAVVLNKLAFLQNHGAIVQFLIGDFTAQIGDPTGKSETRKKLAREVVLQNAKTYEQQVFKILNPAKTKVMFNSEWTNRLGASGMIELSSTFNVARMLERDDFEKRYKAEQPISISEFMYPLLQGYDSVCMKCDIEFGGTDQKFNLLMGRQLQRIYDVGKEQSVVMMPLLVGTDGTNKMSKSLGNYIGVTDTPHDMYGKVMSISDALMWDWYNLLSQKSSEDIELIKGFVADGSIHPKAVKEELASEIVTQFYDENTAFEAKQEFDRVHGAGELPSEIKEYHVSSPAWIVKALISCKLAVSSSDARRLIKSNAVSIDQNKILDEQLQLSSGEYTLQVGKKKFAKLKVD, via the coding sequence ATGGCTGACATTCAAGGCATTATGGAAAATTTTAAGCGCGGTGTCGCGGAGATCATCGGCGAAGAGCAGATTGAAGCACTGATTAGGCGCTATTACGACAGCGGCGAGGTCTTTTATGTCAAAATCGGCATGGATCCCACTGCTGCGGATCTGCACCTAGGACACGCCGTCGTGCTAAATAAGCTTGCATTTTTACAAAACCACGGCGCGATCGTGCAATTTCTAATCGGTGATTTTACCGCTCAAATCGGAGATCCTACGGGCAAGAGCGAGACTCGCAAAAAACTAGCGCGCGAAGTTGTGCTTCAAAACGCCAAAACCTACGAGCAGCAGGTCTTTAAAATTTTAAATCCCGCTAAAACCAAAGTGATGTTTAACTCCGAATGGACCAACCGCCTGGGTGCTAGCGGTATGATCGAGCTATCAAGCACTTTCAATGTTGCCAGGATGCTCGAGCGCGACGACTTCGAGAAGCGCTACAAGGCAGAGCAGCCGATCAGCATCAGCGAGTTTATGTATCCGCTACTGCAGGGATACGACAGCGTTTGCATGAAATGCGATATAGAATTTGGCGGTACCGATCAGAAATTTAATCTTTTAATGGGTCGCCAGCTGCAAAGAATTTATGATGTCGGCAAAGAACAAAGCGTCGTGATGATGCCGCTTTTGGTAGGTACCGACGGCACGAATAAAATGAGTAAAAGCCTTGGTAACTACATCGGCGTAACCGATACGCCTCATGATATGTACGGCAAGGTGATGAGTATCAGCGATGCGTTAATGTGGGATTGGTATAATCTGCTAAGCCAAAAGAGCAGCGAAGATATCGAGCTAATAAAAGGCTTCGTGGCGGATGGCTCGATCCATCCTAAGGCGGTTAAGGAGGAGCTTGCCTCCGAGATCGTCACGCAATTTTATGACGAAAATACCGCCTTTGAGGCCAAGCAGGAATTTGACCGCGTCCACGGTGCTGGCGAGCTTCCTAGCGAGATTAAGGAATACCACGTAAGCTCGCCTGCATGGATCGTAAAGGCGCTAATTAGCTGCAAGCTTGCCGTCTCTAGCTCGGATGCGCGCAGGCTGATAAAATCAAACGCCGTCAGTATCGATCAAAATAAAATTTTAGATGAGCAGCTTCAGCTTAGCTCGGGCGAATACACGCTTCAAGTAGGGAAGAAAAAATTCGCTAAATTAAAGGTGGATTAA
- a CDS encoding RelA/SpoT family protein: MESLTRINDNFLESLIDDVVDTKDIQSAKQLLYNLKEPTPLLVDAINLCIAQHDGQFRKSGEPYAIHPILVACFVSFMGGDDAMVISALLHDVVEDTDYSIEQVRQRFGDEVAKIVEGLTKIVNIREDKLAPSGDSNAKLRTTALTFRRMLMISINDQRVLVVKLCDRLHNMLTLDALRPDKQKRIGEETLLVYAPIAHRLGISSIKNVLEDLSFKYVMPKEYSAIADYVEEHKQQLQMNLSKFSEKIKEYMLSNGFSEGGFEIQKRMKHYYSIFLKMQRKGISIEEVLDLLAIRIIVQKPMDCYLALGIIHTKFNPLISRFKDYIALPKQNGYQTIHTTVFNESMIVEVQIRTFDMHNTAEFGVAAHWKYKYSGSINPKLDWLNDIGMQEEDDANAEDLYEYAKDSLYVEDIAVYSPKGGIFTLPRGATALDYAYEIHSQVGLKATEAFINRVKVPLLTELKNGDIVHIITGSEPHYRCSWLSSVKTGKARATIKAFCKQKIRDINFEVAIKILCAIFTTSKESILSWLEKENLSKKIGKAAYDSVFLKDVVNALKKYPLKEKFFNMKFRSKYEIEKQKFDNIVVYSNFKIDEVEFDYCCNPKRGDDIIGFRNGHGVTVHHKLCERASELIKTDEMIFVKWTRNAPHRYKIILNLENKRGSLATFLNYLVKLEVDLVSISLNENSETTSDYFEIIIELNENLDSTEIKDKLKNRFKIVDFVSLTDVYKN; encoded by the coding sequence ATGGAATCGTTGACAAGGATTAATGATAACTTCTTAGAAAGTCTCATCGACGATGTCGTCGATACCAAAGACATTCAAAGCGCCAAGCAGCTGCTTTATAATCTAAAAGAGCCCACTCCGCTGCTAGTGGATGCTATAAATTTATGCATCGCGCAGCATGACGGGCAGTTTCGCAAAAGTGGCGAGCCGTATGCGATCCATCCGATTTTGGTAGCTTGCTTCGTATCTTTTATGGGCGGAGACGACGCGATGGTAATATCTGCGCTACTACACGACGTAGTAGAGGATACAGATTACAGCATCGAGCAGGTTAGACAAAGATTCGGTGACGAAGTAGCCAAAATCGTAGAAGGGCTTACTAAAATCGTAAACATCAGAGAGGATAAGCTGGCTCCATCCGGCGATAGCAACGCCAAGCTACGCACTACCGCGCTTACCTTCCGCAGGATGCTGATGATCTCCATTAACGATCAGCGCGTTTTGGTAGTCAAGCTCTGCGACAGGCTACACAATATGCTAACCCTAGACGCGCTTCGCCCCGATAAACAAAAACGTATCGGCGAGGAGACGCTTTTGGTTTACGCGCCGATTGCGCACAGGCTTGGAATTTCATCGATCAAAAACGTGCTTGAAGATCTTAGCTTCAAATACGTTATGCCTAAAGAGTATTCGGCGATCGCCGATTACGTCGAGGAGCATAAGCAGCAGCTTCAGATGAACCTTAGTAAATTTAGCGAAAAGATCAAGGAGTATATGCTCTCAAACGGCTTTAGTGAAGGTGGCTTTGAGATCCAAAAGCGAATGAAACACTACTACTCGATCTTTTTAAAGATGCAGCGCAAAGGAATTTCGATCGAGGAGGTGCTTGATCTTTTGGCTATCCGCATCATCGTGCAAAAGCCGATGGATTGCTATTTGGCTCTTGGCATCATCCATACTAAATTTAATCCGCTCATATCGCGCTTTAAGGATTATATCGCGCTTCCGAAGCAAAACGGATATCAGACGATCCACACGACCGTCTTTAACGAAAGCATGATCGTAGAGGTGCAGATCCGCACCTTCGATATGCACAACACCGCAGAATTCGGCGTCGCAGCGCACTGGAAGTATAAATATAGTGGCTCGATCAATCCGAAGCTTGATTGGCTAAACGACATCGGCATGCAGGAAGAGGACGACGCCAACGCCGAGGATCTTTACGAATACGCCAAAGACAGCCTCTACGTCGAAGATATCGCCGTGTATTCGCCAAAGGGCGGAATTTTTACATTGCCGCGCGGCGCTACGGCGCTTGATTACGCCTACGAGATACACTCTCAAGTGGGTTTAAAAGCAACCGAGGCCTTTATCAACCGCGTTAAGGTGCCACTGCTAACGGAGCTTAAAAACGGAGATATCGTTCATATCATCACCGGAAGCGAGCCACACTACCGCTGCAGCTGGTTAAGCTCTGTAAAAACGGGCAAGGCGCGCGCAACGATAAAGGCATTTTGCAAGCAAAAGATCAGAGATATAAATTTTGAAGTAGCGATTAAAATTTTATGCGCGATCTTTACGACGAGTAAGGAGAGCATTCTAAGCTGGCTTGAAAAAGAAAATTTAAGCAAAAAGATCGGCAAAGCAGCCTATGACTCGGTATTTTTAAAAGACGTCGTAAACGCGCTGAAAAAATACCCGCTCAAAGAGAAATTTTTCAATATGAAATTTCGCAGCAAGTATGAGATCGAGAAGCAAAAATTTGACAACATCGTGGTGTATTCAAATTTTAAAATCGACGAGGTTGAGTTTGATTACTGCTGCAACCCAAAGCGTGGCGACGACATCATCGGCTTTCGCAACGGACATGGCGTAACGGTGCATCACAAGCTGTGCGAACGTGCAAGCGAGCTAATCAAAACCGATGAGATGATCTTCGTAAAATGGACGCGTAATGCGCCGCACCGCTACAAGATCATATTAAATTTAGAAAACAAGCGCGGCTCGCTAGCGACGTTTTTGAACTATTTAGTCAAGCTTGAGGTCGATCTGGTGTCGATAAGCCTCAACGAAAATAGCGAAACGACATCGGATTATTTTGAGATCATCATCGAGCTGAACGAAAATTTAGACTCCACGGAGATTAAAGATAAACTCAAAAACCGCTTTAAAATCGTGGATTTCGTATCGCTTACGGACGTATATAAAAACTAA
- a CDS encoding DNA-directed RNA polymerase subunit omega, translating into MRTEQIVAKALKVTGGDRYKLSLMISKRAEQLAAGEPPLIENVDTRRMKFADIAILELAEGKIALDGIVDKD; encoded by the coding sequence ATGAGAACCGAACAAATTGTAGCCAAAGCGTTAAAAGTAACCGGCGGAGACCGATATAAGCTATCTTTGATGATAAGCAAACGCGCCGAGCAGCTAGCTGCTGGCGAACCGCCGCTCATAGAGAACGTAGATACTCGCAGGATGAAATTTGCTGATATAGCAATCTTGGAACTAGCCGAAGGTAAGATCGCATTAGATGGAATCGTTGACAAGGATTAA
- the pyrH gene encoding UMP kinase, whose amino-acid sequence MAKYNRILVKFSGEALAGENGFGIDSEILKFIAKEIKQLVEGGIEVGIVIGGGNIIRGVSAAASGIIKRTSGDHMGMLATVINAIAMREALEYAGMDVRVQSAIKMEAICETFIIGRAKRHLEKGRVVIFAAGTGNPFFTTDTAGTLRAIEIGADAIIKATKVMGIYDKDPQKFKDAKLLSKVTYDQALHDNIRVMDDTAIALAKDNALPIIVCNMFKSGNLYKIVDGGDLSSCSIVKN is encoded by the coding sequence ATGGCTAAATACAATCGCATACTCGTAAAATTTTCGGGTGAAGCGCTAGCGGGAGAGAACGGCTTTGGGATCGACAGCGAAATTTTAAAATTTATCGCTAAAGAGATCAAGCAGCTCGTAGAGGGCGGCATCGAAGTAGGCATCGTAATCGGCGGCGGCAACATCATCAGAGGCGTAAGCGCCGCAGCTAGCGGTATCATCAAACGCACCAGCGGCGATCATATGGGCATGCTAGCCACCGTCATCAACGCAATCGCTATGAGAGAGGCGCTAGAATACGCAGGTATGGACGTACGCGTGCAAAGCGCGATAAAGATGGAAGCGATCTGTGAGACCTTCATCATCGGCCGCGCCAAAAGGCACCTCGAAAAAGGTCGCGTCGTGATCTTTGCCGCAGGCACCGGAAATCCTTTCTTTACGACCGATACCGCGGGCACTCTCCGCGCGATCGAGATTGGAGCCGACGCCATCATAAAAGCCACCAAGGTAATGGGGATCTACGACAAAGATCCGCAAAAATTTAAAGACGCCAAATTGCTTTCCAAAGTCACTTACGACCAAGCCCTGCACGACAACATCAGGGTGATGGACGATACGGCTATCGCGCTTGCTAAGGACAATGCACTTCCGATCATCGTGTGCAATATGTTTAAGAGCGGAAATTTATACAAAATCGTCGATGGCGGAGATCTAAGCTCCTGCTCGATCGTAAAAAACTGA
- a CDS encoding apolipoprotein N-acyltransferase, with protein MQRSFLVPCVSFIRNLKSSYFTLSYINKGFVLALALSNFIFVEILSSKFDGLIALAAEFFSPLIAIAALFYLLKASKAEWFWCGFFIGALWMHWISFSLIYFDLAFLIPLEILGICLVYAFIFRIFAIFDAPVLRAACLLALKFIHPFGFDWLNFELLLSHGIFRADLSALALILAGLCTVLYLRGRGARAKLNALIFAVFLICALQFSQKEPEPLPIKISLANTDISQHDIWAKDKILSAALANLARIDDAIAEGQDAIILPESAFAMPLNLENVLVGALKEKSRAITIVAGAEAYENGKFYNSAYLFAGGEMSRFDKHILVPFGEMVPLPEFARNFINRVLLGGATDFSTASGFSDYELGGRSVRSAVCYEATRAELYEGSPKYVVAISNNGWFVPSYEPYLQRLIIRYYASLHGTLIYHAVNGSASEIIAPKKIWINRLKDHLK; from the coding sequence ATGCAAAGAAGTTTCCTTGTTCCATGTGTTTCCTTCATTAGAAATTTAAAAAGTAGCTATTTTACATTAAGTTACATAAATAAAGGCTTTGTTCTTGCCCTTGCGCTTTCAAATTTTATTTTTGTAGAAATTTTAAGCTCTAAATTTGACGGTTTAATTGCTCTAGCGGCGGAATTTTTCTCGCCTTTAATTGCGATAGCGGCACTTTTTTATCTGCTAAAAGCAAGCAAGGCGGAGTGGTTTTGGTGCGGATTTTTTATCGGCGCGCTGTGGATGCACTGGATCAGTTTCAGCCTGATCTATTTCGATCTTGCGTTTTTGATCCCGCTTGAAATTCTTGGAATTTGTCTCGTTTACGCCTTTATTTTCCGCATCTTTGCGATCTTTGACGCGCCGGTTTTGCGCGCTGCATGCCTTTTAGCGCTGAAATTTATCCATCCTTTCGGCTTTGATTGGCTAAATTTTGAACTGCTGCTAAGCCATGGAATTTTCAGAGCCGATCTTAGCGCGCTAGCTCTGATTTTAGCGGGGCTTTGCACGGTTTTGTATCTACGGGGGCGCGGCGCCCGGGCTAAACTTAACGCCCTAATTTTCGCGGTATTTTTGATCTGCGCGCTGCAATTCAGCCAAAAAGAGCCCGAGCCGCTACCGATTAAAATTTCACTCGCAAACACCGACATTTCGCAGCATGACATCTGGGCGAAGGATAAAATTTTATCCGCCGCGTTGGCAAATTTGGCTCGGATTGATGATGCGATTGCAGAGGGACAGGACGCGATAATCTTGCCCGAGAGCGCCTTTGCGATGCCTCTAAATTTAGAAAACGTACTAGTTGGAGCTCTAAAGGAAAAATCGCGCGCAATTACTATCGTAGCGGGTGCGGAAGCGTATGAGAACGGGAAATTTTACAACAGCGCCTATCTTTTTGCAGGCGGGGAAATGAGCCGCTTCGATAAGCATATTTTGGTGCCGTTTGGCGAAATGGTACCGCTGCCTGAATTCGCGCGAAATTTCATCAACCGCGTGCTGTTAGGCGGCGCGACCGATTTTTCCACAGCTAGCGGCTTTAGCGACTACGAGCTTGGCGGGCGAAGCGTAAGAAGCGCCGTTTGCTACGAGGCTACGCGCGCGGAGCTTTACGAGGGCTCGCCCAAATATGTCGTAGCGATCAGCAATAACGGCTGGTTCGTGCCGAGCTACGAGCCCTATTTGCAGCGCCTCATAATCCGCTACTACGCGAGCTTGCACGGCACGCTGATCTATCACGCCGTAAACGGCAGCGCTAGCGAGATAATCGCTCCGAAAAAGATCTGGATAAACCGCCTTAAAGATCATCTAAAATAG
- the yajC gene encoding preprotein translocase subunit YajC, producing MEQGNFFASILPIVVIFAIMYFLIIRPQQKQAKDHKAMVDALGKGDKIITSGGIKCTVVKTNNDFITVKLNDEVMVELDKQFVARKLDEQ from the coding sequence ATGGAACAAGGAAACTTCTTTGCATCAATCCTGCCTATCGTCGTAATCTTTGCGATTATGTATTTTTTGATTATCAGACCGCAGCAAAAGCAGGCCAAGGATCATAAAGCGATGGTCGATGCGCTCGGCAAAGGTGATAAGATCATAACTAGCGGTGGCATAAAATGCACGGTCGTGAAAACAAACAATGATTTTATCACAGTTAAGCTTAACGATGAGGTCATGGTTGAGCTGGATAAACAATTTGTGGCAAGAAAATTAGATGAGCAGTAA
- the secD gene encoding protein translocase subunit SecD, translated as MSSKISYRLLIFLAAVIFSAIFAAPSIFQTEKGSKINLGLDLQGGLHMLLEVQSDEAVVSKIKSIAASVNYAAKRDDLLMDGLKLEGDSFEFEILDADEASKFDAILHSAASGLDIQKSGEKYRVTLTPEEVEATKKYAIEQAVETIRNRLDQFGLAEPTVAKQGESYILVELPGVKSAADEQRAKDLIAKAAHLQLMAVDDVRQDRAQTISAADARAYGDVIYPDVKNPNYKYLINEIPVLDGAMLVDAKVAFDQHTNQPIINFTLNSQGAQIFGDFTGKNVGKRLAIVLDGKVYSAPRINERIGGGSGQISGGFSVEEAHDVAIALRSGALLAPVKVSETRSIGPSLGQDSIDKSMAALSLAAVAILIFMILYYGVAGLFADIALVVNILFLIACMALFGATLTLPGMAGIVLTIGMAVDANVIINERVREVLRTGVSIRQSINKGYENAMSAIVDSNITTLITSAALYAYGTGPVKGFAVTMSIGIVASMITAILGTHGMFELVMDKMEKSKNTALWLGYKVRGGANASVR; from the coding sequence ATGAGCAGTAAAATTTCATACCGCCTGCTGATCTTTTTGGCTGCGGTTATTTTTTCGGCGATTTTTGCCGCGCCTTCGATCTTTCAGACCGAAAAGGGAAGCAAGATAAACTTGGGTCTGGATCTGCAAGGCGGGCTTCACATGCTGCTTGAGGTTCAAAGCGACGAGGCGGTCGTTTCAAAGATCAAATCGATCGCCGCTAGCGTCAATTATGCCGCTAAGCGCGATGATCTACTGATGGACGGGCTAAAATTGGAAGGCGATTCGTTTGAGTTTGAAATTTTAGACGCGGACGAGGCTTCTAAATTTGATGCGATTTTGCATAGCGCTGCAAGCGGATTAGACATTCAAAAATCTGGCGAAAAATACCGCGTCACGCTAACGCCTGAGGAGGTCGAAGCGACTAAAAAATACGCGATCGAACAGGCCGTAGAAACTATCCGCAACCGCTTGGATCAATTCGGACTTGCGGAGCCGACGGTAGCAAAGCAGGGCGAGAGTTATATTTTGGTTGAGCTTCCGGGCGTCAAAAGTGCAGCGGATGAGCAACGCGCCAAAGATCTGATCGCCAAAGCAGCTCACTTGCAGCTTATGGCGGTGGACGACGTGCGCCAAGACCGCGCGCAGACTATCAGCGCGGCGGATGCCAGAGCTTACGGAGACGTGATCTATCCTGACGTTAAAAATCCGAATTACAAGTATCTCATAAACGAAATTCCGGTGCTAGATGGCGCGATGCTAGTCGATGCGAAGGTTGCTTTCGATCAGCACACCAACCAGCCGATTATAAATTTTACGCTGAATTCTCAAGGCGCTCAAATTTTCGGCGATTTTACCGGCAAAAACGTCGGTAAGCGCCTAGCTATCGTACTTGACGGTAAGGTTTACTCCGCGCCGCGCATAAACGAGCGTATCGGCGGCGGCAGCGGTCAGATCAGCGGCGGATTCAGCGTCGAGGAGGCGCACGACGTAGCGATCGCGCTTAGAAGCGGCGCGCTTTTGGCTCCGGTTAAAGTATCCGAAACGCGCAGCATCGGCCCTAGCCTCGGACAAGATAGCATCGATAAAAGTATGGCAGCGCTAAGCCTTGCAGCGGTTGCGATTTTGATCTTTATGATTTTATACTACGGCGTGGCGGGGCTTTTTGCCGACATCGCGCTTGTAGTAAATATTTTATTTTTGATCGCTTGTATGGCGCTTTTTGGTGCAACATTAACTCTTCCTGGAATGGCGGGAATTGTACTAACTATCGGAATGGCGGTAGATGCGAACGTCATCATTAACGAGCGCGTTAGAGAGGTACTAAGGACGGGAGTTTCAATCCGCCAAAGTATAAATAAAGGCTATGAAAATGCGATGAGCGCGATCGTGGATTCAAATATCACTACGCTAATTACTTCTGCTGCGCTTTATGCTTACGGCACCGGCCCGGTAAAGGGCTTTGCCGTCACGATGAGCATCGGTATCGTAGCGTCGATGATAACAGCGATTTTGGGCACGCACGGAATGTTTGAGTTAGTAATGGATAAGATGGAAAAGAGCAAAAATACCGCGCTTTGGCTCGGTTATAAAGTAAGAGGAGGCGCAAATGCAAGTGTTCGATAA
- the secF gene encoding protein translocase subunit SecF, translated as MQVFDKGKIYDFMKFRYFTFALSAVLIIGSIALFFIKGINYGIDFSGGTLIQVKYDAKAPLDEIRKRFEAANLGNINVTEFGSDQEVTIRYSGAASELGDNPALAAQKILQGSGNFDIRKVDIVGPKVGEELRTNGILAVCVSFALILVYITLRFEWRFAIAAVLSDLHDVVVAVGAMILAGVDFNLEILAALLTIMGYSLNDTIVVFDRIREGVKDSKSIKLDEVINESISHTLSRTLLTSLTTLIVIVILFVWGGEMIHGFSFVMLIGVIAGTFSSVFVAAPMLILFKFNVEKYRAFLAEKQRRIKEKEKNRAMYEKGTV; from the coding sequence ATGCAAGTGTTCGATAAGGGCAAAATTTATGATTTTATGAAATTTAGATATTTTACCTTTGCGCTTTCTGCTGTTTTGATAATAGGCTCTATTGCGCTGTTTTTCATTAAGGGCATTAATTACGGCATCGATTTTAGCGGCGGTACGCTCATTCAGGTTAAATACGACGCTAAAGCGCCACTTGATGAGATCAGAAAGCGCTTCGAAGCGGCAAATTTAGGTAATATCAACGTGACGGAATTCGGCAGCGATCAAGAAGTTACGATTAGATATTCAGGCGCTGCGAGCGAACTGGGCGATAATCCCGCTTTAGCGGCGCAAAAAATTTTGCAAGGCAGTGGAAACTTCGACATTCGCAAGGTCGATATCGTAGGTCCTAAAGTCGGCGAGGAGCTTCGCACAAACGGAATTTTAGCGGTATGCGTGTCGTTTGCGCTCATTTTGGTTTATATCACCCTGCGGTTTGAATGGAGATTTGCGATTGCAGCCGTACTATCGGATCTGCACGACGTCGTAGTTGCCGTAGGTGCGATGATTTTAGCCGGCGTGGATTTCAACCTTGAAATTTTAGCTGCACTACTAACCATAATGGGCTACTCGCTAAACGATACCATCGTTGTTTTCGATAGAATTCGAGAGGGTGTAAAAGATAGTAAATCGATTAAGCTTGACGAGGTTATAAACGAATCAATCTCTCACACGCTATCGCGCACGCTGCTTACTTCGCTTACGACTCTCATCGTCATCGTGATTTTATTCGTTTGGGGCGGCGAGATGATCCACGGCTTTAGCTTCGTGATGCTAATAGGCGTCATAGCAGGAACTTTCAGCTCCGTATTCGTAGCTGCTCCGATGCTGATTTTGTTTAAATTTAACGTTGAAAAGTACCGCGCGTTTTTAGCTGAAAAACAGCGCCGTATCAAAGAGAAAGAAAAGAATCGCGCCATGTATGAAAAAGGCACGGTGTAA
- a CDS encoding DUF6394 family protein: MNWGRVIYIFFALMSMTTIGGFLYEKNEILLFIATSVNAVSTLLKVGVRNMLAAELFASSLVADLHLIPAFVLIVVAPGDLSIVTSLAIGALLANFFSLILIAIESAKTKDEF, translated from the coding sequence ATGAACTGGGGAAGGGTAATTTACATATTTTTTGCGCTGATGAGTATGACTACGATAGGCGGGTTTTTGTATGAGAAGAATGAAATTTTACTTTTCATAGCAACCAGCGTGAATGCAGTCTCGACGCTTTTGAAGGTAGGCGTGCGAAATATGCTAGCAGCCGAGCTTTTTGCAAGTTCGCTAGTCGCGGATCTGCATCTCATACCGGCGTTCGTTTTGATTGTAGTAGCGCCGGGAGATCTGTCGATCGTGACCTCGCTTGCGATCGGCGCGCTACTTGCAAACTTTTTCTCGCTAATTTTAATAGCGATTGAGTCGGCAAAAACTAAAGACGAATTCTAG